In Bacteroidota bacterium, the genomic window TGTTGCTGAAATATTTTTTGTGAATTCAAAACTAAAAAAATTATAAGTGTTCAAACCTACATGAATTTTTAATATTAGACAAACGCAGTACAAAAAATCGAAAAATAATTTCTAATTTCGTGGCCTTTAAAATTTATATTTTTATGAACGGAAATTTAACATTTACAATTATTAAACCTAATGCTGTAGAAAAAAATCACAGCGGAGAAATCATTAATAGGATTGAGAATGCCGGATTTGAAATCAAGGCTCTTAAGAAAGTAAAATTAACACGCTGTGTAGCTGAAAAGTTTTATGCTGTCCATAAAGACAAGCCATTTTTTGACAGTTTGGTTAGTTTTATGAGTTCAGGTCCTGTAATTGTTGCAGTTTTACAGAAAGATAATGCTGTTGAAAGTTTCAGGGCATTTATTGGCAGCACAGATCCTGCAAAAGCAGCAGCAGGTACAATTCGTAAAGATTTTGGTGAATCTATTGAAAAGAATGCTGTTCACGGCTCCGATAGCGATGAAAATGCTATAATAGAAGGAAACTTCTTCTTCTCTGCTTGCGAAAGAGTTTAAGTTTTAAGAATTTTTTTCATTGTCGATTGGCTTTTGCCAACGGCAATGGGGAAAATAACTTAATGTGTATATAAGAAAGATA contains:
- the ndk gene encoding nucleoside-diphosphate kinase: MNGNLTFTIIKPNAVEKNHSGEIINRIENAGFEIKALKKVKLTRCVAEKFYAVHKDKPFFDSLVSFMSSGPVIVAVLQKDNAVESFRAFIGSTDPAKAAAGTIRKDFGESIEKNAVHGSDSDENAIIEGNFFFSACERV